The window AGCCAAGGCTGGTGAATAACCCGATACCCAATGCAGCCATGAGCAGGTTGAGCGCTTTCTGCACAATCGGCGGAAATTTATCGAGGAAAAAGAGCATCCGCAGATGACTGCCTCGCCTGAACGCGGCGGAAGTGCCGAACAGGGTAAGCCACACCAGTGCGTTTACCTCAATCTCTTCGGTGAAAGCAAGGGGATAGTGGAAGACATAGCGGGTGACCACATTGGCGAAGGCCAGGCAGGCCATACAACAGAGAAGGGATGCGCCGAGCACCTCCTCGAGGTGCGCGGCGATCCAGCGAAACTTCAGCACAGCAAATTCTCCTTAATGGGTTGTCTATTCTGCAGCTTTGATAGCAGCTTCAGCTTTGACAACGAGATCTTCACCGATAACTTCGGTCCACTTCTCGTAGACTGCTGCTGTTTTGGCTCTGAACTGGTTGCGGGTGGCCGCGTCAAGCTCGGTGACTTCCATGCCGTTGGAACGAAGAGTCTCGAGTGCGCTCAGGTCCGGTGCGATTAGTCCTTTACGTACAATTCCACGCTGCTTCTCAGCCGCCTCGATTGCTGCCTGGCGGATGGTCTCCTGATCTTCCGGGGTAAAGCTGGCCATAACCTTGTTGTTCACGGTCAGCATGAGAGGGTCGATAACATAGCGCCAGATAGTGGCATACTGGTGAAACTGCCAGATTTTCACAGGGATTTCGATTGCTACAACCGGGTTTTCCTGACCATCGACCACGCCCTGCTGAAAAGCGACCTGGGCATCACCCCAGTTCATGTTGACCGGGTTTGCGCCCAACGCTTTCATGGTATCGATGAAGATGGGGGTGCCCACCACGCGGATTTTCATGCCTTCCATATCTTCCGGCTTGGTGATGGCATGCTTGGAGTTGGTGATTTCCCTGAAGCCGTTTTCACCCCAGGCCAATACACTAACACCTTTTTTGTGCAGCATCCCCTCAAGCTCGGCACCGACTTCACCCTGGGTGATAGCGTCGAGTGCGGCATAGTCAGGGAAAAAGAATGGCAGGTTAAAGAGGTTGAGCGGCTTAATGGTGGTGGACCAGTTGATGGTTGATGCGAAGCAGAAATCGGCCACACCCTGGCGGTGGAGCAGGAACTCGTTGGTCTGCTTGCCCGCCATCAGTGAAGATGAGGTATAGACCTTGATATTGATACGGCCATCGGTACGCTCACGGACGAGGTCGGCAAAGTGTGTGGCGCCCTCACCCCATGGCAGTTTGGGGCCCACGACCACGCTCATCTTGTACTCTTTTTTGTAAGAATCAGTGAACCCGAGAGTGGGCAGCAGCAGAGCAAGAATGGCAACGGTCAGAATGACAGGAATGCGCTTAAGCATGTTACCTCCGGTAATTTGTTAAGTATTAATAATCAAATAGTGAACAAAATATGGTAAAAACGATGACAGATCATCATAGATTAAAACTTGATTATGGTCAATATTTAGAGTGATTACAGCTAATGGTGCCACGCTGTGGCGCCTGGAGGCTTTGAATGTACTCTGTTGCTTGACTTTTTTTCCAAGTTGGGACAGTATGTGCTGGCCTGTTTTGAGTCGATGTTTAAGTAATTTCTTGATTACAGGTGGAAAATGGCGTGCATTGCATATGGTAAAAAAGGCAATGCGCAATCTATTCTCAGGGCGGGGTGAAATTCCCCACCGGCGGTAATTCCAGTCAGGAAGAGCCCGCGAGCGCCTGTGCTTCATTCACAGGGTCAGCAGATCTGGTGAGAATCCAGAGCCGACGGTTACAGTCCGGATGGGAGAGGATAGTGCAACAGTAAGTCCCGTGGCCTGGTAAGCAGGGGAGGTGCTGTTGTTTCGGTTATGTGTCCATGTAACCGCTCTGTACTCTTGTGTGCCCAGTTATTGGAAAAAGGAGAGTTATAATGAGTGATTCTTTGTTATCACAGTTCGGAAATTCGCATGAGCGGGTCGAGAAAGCGCTTGCAGCTTTACAGGCAGGTGAGGGTGTTCTGGTTGTCGACGATGAGGATCGGGAAAACGAGGGCGATCTGATCTATTCTGTAGAGAATCTGACCAACGAGCAGATGGCACTGATGATCCGTGAGTGCAGTGGTATTGTCTGTCTTTGTCTAACAGATGAAAAGATTCAGTCCCTGAATTTGTCGCCCATGGTTGTTTCTAACACCAGCGCAAATCAGACAGCGTTT of the Desulfosediminicola ganghwensis genome contains:
- a CDS encoding TRAP transporter small permease, with translation MLKFRWIAAHLEEVLGASLLCCMACLAFANVVTRYVFHYPLAFTEEIEVNALVWLTLFGTSAAFRRGSHLRMLFFLDKFPPIVQKALNLLMAALGIGLFTSLGYLGYMQLLDERLLEITSESLGLPQWMYTVCIPIGCVLIVVRIIEATIKTGGRAA
- a CDS encoding DctP family TRAP transporter solute-binding subunit, producing MLKRIPVILTVAILALLLPTLGFTDSYKKEYKMSVVVGPKLPWGEGATHFADLVRERTDGRINIKVYTSSSLMAGKQTNEFLLHRQGVADFCFASTINWSTTIKPLNLFNLPFFFPDYAALDAITQGEVGAELEGMLHKKGVSVLAWGENGFREITNSKHAITKPEDMEGMKIRVVGTPIFIDTMKALGANPVNMNWGDAQVAFQQGVVDGQENPVVAIEIPVKIWQFHQYATIWRYVIDPLMLTVNNKVMASFTPEDQETIRQAAIEAAEKQRGIVRKGLIAPDLSALETLRSNGMEVTELDAATRNQFRAKTAAVYEKWTEVIGEDLVVKAEAAIKAAE